In the Periophthalmus magnuspinnatus isolate fPerMag1 chromosome 11, fPerMag1.2.pri, whole genome shotgun sequence genome, agaaaaacagcTATAATGCCTTACGGTGGAACATTACATCCAAagaaatcaataacatctacagAGAGATAGGGAAGAAGGTGGTGGACgctgcaccagaaaagtcacatagtgcaccttctaATTTAATCAGTTTGATTCACATTTAGACTTCCTATGAGTTAAGTTTGTATTTAGAATTTACAGTCTGGTTCAGTTTAATCTTGTTTAAGTCAAATCCGGTTTGGACCTGGTGACACTCAGAAACATGGTGTGACAAAGTCGGTGAAGAAAGCTGATTTAATAGTACAACTATACATGATTACCCTGAAaagttttattataatttttttgtaaactAAATGGTAAGTTggtcttctttttctttattgcGCATTAATAACACTTAAAATCAAGGAAGCAGACATGCCCAAAGACAAAATGGCAATATGTACTGGTGGAGAGAGGAATCAAACACCAGATTTAACAGTAGTTGTCGTCTCATCTAGgctcattttaaattattagaAAGTTAAGTCAAATACTGAACACTCTGGCCAATCATAACTTACTTTTGAGTCTAGTTTATACACTTTAATAGCATAAATAAGTTTAagggtagtttttttttgttataaagtAATGTATCCACACaaattaatgaaataataattctCTATCGCTATATatcctgatatttttaaagCTTGAGGTGTGTTCAAATGCCAGGTCAAAGTGAACAAtataaactattaaaatgatcaaataatccattattattaccCAGTATAATCCAGTCTCATCCTGACTGTCATATTAAGGCAACAATGACAAATATCTCTAAAATCTAAGGCATTTTTTTTCCAGCATTCGACAGAACTAACTACCGTATTCAGCAAGTGACAAATGATTACAGTAATAAAGGAAGACAAAAGCTAGGCACAGGTTCAAATCTGACCTGGTGCTTTTGGGCAACAACATTCATTTCACATTATTGTCGAGGATTGTAGAAATGGTTTGACGTTTTGGTGATACCTTCAGTCACTTTTGTTGCTTTTACTGATTTTAAGTGCTCAGTGGTTTTGTCAGAGTTTCAGAGTTATGAAGTTGTAATGTGGAAATTTGTGTAAGAGTAAAACAGTTAAACCGGTACATCTGaagaaattaaaatacaatggaACATaattaactaaaaataaatagttttaagtatttaagtaaaagccaTATGCACTATTTATATAATTTAGTTATGTAGAATTTATTGTATATGGCTTACCTGTTTTCTTTATCTTCAATATGCATTTCAGATTAGGTCAcaattaaaataactaaacgCTAAAGTGTGCAAAGGCTAcacaaaatgttatttaaatttgACTTAGTGTGATTTGAATTTAATAgcttaattaattatttccagagtattttattacttaagaAGCACCCATACTTCCAAAATCTCTATCAGCACCCAAcaagaataataaaaagaaaacgtgacacttaaaaaaacatattttcaatCAAGTTTACAATAGAACACCAAGATATATccataaagaaaatatataagaGTGGTTTCGGAGTTCATATGTTATCATTTATCTTTCCTCACACGATGTACTGGTAAACGTCTGCTTTGCCGTGGTCCGGGGTGGCAAAAGGACTGAGCCAGGCCACTGAAAAAGGGTGTCCGAAAACCACCTTCATGTTCATCCATTTGGACTTTTTGGCCCATCGTCGCTCCTCTTTCTTCAACTGCTCAATCCCCTAAAGGTTAAAAATCAAAAGGAGGATCTGAAGAAGCCCTGTTtctataattactatatcaacttattcaATAAATTACAAATGGGACAATATTTTTGGACTCAATGTTctcctttaaagctaccatctgtaattagactggccaATCCAcctctgttgtattctcacatatcaccactagaggctGTCTATATTACTGCTTTCTGACACCAGCTTTGGACtgacagaagggagggggaacaggtttcacatctgccatccactggtgaaaaaaataaaataaactggatGGTAGGTAAAATGGTTTCTGTAGAGGCTGAAAATATCAACAGGAAGCACTGACAGTCACAGAGTATAGGATTACTTTGCCAGATTATCCTTGTCATGAGTCATTCCTGGAGGTGATGATTTAAGGATACATGTCATGAGAAAAACCCTGTTTGAATTGGAGGGTTTGTCAGTAGAATAACCGGACCAAACTGATTTTATTTAGTCCAATTTATAAGGATTTTCTGTTGCAATATATTTCATTTGGTTGTGCATATGTAAATCTGTGTAACCCTGCTACATTTATATGATGTTACCgatgtatttttctgtttacaTATATCTAGATTCTTATTGACTAatccatatttttatattgtcttCTTAGTTAATAATAAATAGACGATTGTATAAAAAGAATGATCAAGTTTTGGTTACTCACGGTCTCATCAGAGCAGATGGAGTGGACCTGAGTCCCAAACATCACAGCGGTGAAAATGAGGAAGAGCAGCCCCTCGAAGCACAGCAGGATCAGCAGGATCACAGTGGCCGGAGGAGAGAAATTACTGCACTCTGACACGAGAGGGAGGCAATAAGTAATTAACATAAGACTCTCACACACAttatcaaaaccaggactaaagtagaactAGACGagtccaagactaaaccaggagtaaacagggcaagataagtaaaaagtaaaaaaaaataaataaataaataaatggcttgACGATTTTGTTACGACAATCATATTTTTTAGATaattgaatgtaattttcaacataaaataattatgttttttcataTGTCCATGTGGTATTATAGTAGACTCAGTGTCATTCATCAGGGCAAAAAAAGGTCCTACTTTGTCCTTTTCATGTTGTTCTGGATATTTTCAGGAGTAATACTTGAATGAATCTAgttccaataataataataataataatttagtaCTTGGAAATCAATTTCTTTGACAAGTTGACAACCCTATccgaccaggactagaccaggactagaccaggactagaccaggactagaccaggactagaccaggactagaccaggcacaaaccatccatccatccattttcttccgcttatccggggccgggtcgcgggggcagcagtctaagcagggactcccagacttcccccaccccggacacgtcctccagctcctccggtgggacccaaaggcattcccaggccagccgagagacatagtccctccagcgtgtcctgggtcttccccggggcctcctcccggtgggacatgcccagaacacctccctagggaggcgtccaggagccatcctgagcagatgcccgagccacctcaactggttcctctcgacgtgtaggagcagcggctctactccgagctccttccgtgtgaccgagctcctcaccctatgcctaagggtgcgcccggccactctgcggaggaaacccatttcagccggttgtatccgcgaccttgtcctttcagtcataacccagagctcatgaccataggtgagggtaggaacgtagattgaccggtaaatcgagagctttacctttgggctcagctcgttctttaccacaacggaccaatacagcgaccacatcactgcagacgctgcactggacatcgagactagctctggggacttggaatgtcacctcgctgggggggaaggagcctgagcttgtgcgggaggttgagcgttaccggctagatatagtcggcttcacctccacgcacagcttgggctctggaacccaactccttgagaggggttggactctccatttctctggcgttgcccgcggggagcggcggtgagctggtgtgggcttgctcattgccccacagctcagccgccacgtgttggagttcaccccggtgaacgagagggtcgcgtccctgcgccttcgggtcggggacaggtctctcactgttgtgtcggcctacgggccaaagaACAGCGCggagtacctggccttcttggagtccctgggaggggtactagacagtgcaccaaccggggactcagttgttctcctgggggacttcaatgcccatgtgggcaTGACAgtgtaatgacagtgacacttggaggggcgtgattgggaggaatggcctccccgatctgaacccaagtggtgttttgttattggacttctgtgctagtcacagtttgaccataacaaacaccatgttcgagcacaagggtgtccatcggtgcacgtggcacccggacactctaggtcggaggtcgatgatcaactttgttgtcgtgtcatctgacctccgaccgcgtgtcttggacactcgggtgaagagaggggctgagctgtcaactgatcaccacctggtggtgagttggatccgctgggggaggaggaagccggacagacctggcaggcacaagcgcatcgtgagggtctgctgggaacgtctggcggagccctctgtcagaggggtcttcaacttcCACCTCCGgaagaacttctccctgattccaggggaggctggggacatggactctgagtgggccatgttctccacctctattgtcaatgccgCGGCAATCCCCGaccccggtggtggacaccggaagtaagggatgccgtcaagctgaagaaggagtcctattgagccttgctggctcgtgggactcctgaggcagctgatgagtaccggcaggccaagcgtgccgcggctcgggcagtcacagaggcaaaaactcggggttgggaggagttcggggaagccatggaggaggactattggacggcctcaaagacattctggcaaaccgtccgacgcctcaggagggggaagcagtgcttcaccggTGCTGTTTACAaagcgggtggagagctgcggaccttgactggggatgttgtcgggcggtggaaggaatactttgaggatctcctcaatcccactgtcacgtcttccgaggaggaagcagaaactggggacccagaggcggactcgtccatcaccctggctgaagtcactgaggtggttggcaagctccttggtggcaatgctccaggggtggatgagatccatcctgagtacctcaagtctctggatgttgtggggctgtcttggctgacacgtcagCCAAGACAGCAGTCGGGGACAgcacctgtggaatggcagaccggggtggtggtccctctgtataagaagggggaccggagggtgtgttccaattacaggggaatcacactcctcagccttcccggtaaggtctattccaggttactggagaggagaatccgatcgatagtcgaacctcggattcaggaggagcagtgtggttttcgtcctggtcacggaacactggaccagctctatactctccatcgggtccttgagggttcatgggagtttgcccaaccagtccacatgtgttgtgtggatctggagaaggcattcgaccgtgtccctcgtggtgtcctttggggggtgctccgggagtatggggtccggggctctttgctaagggctgtccggtccctgtatgactggagcaggagctgtgttcgcattgccggcagtaagtcagacctgttcccggtgcgtgttggactccgccagggctgccctttgtcaccggttctgttcattatatttatggacagaatttctaggcgcagccaggggccggagggggtctggtttgggaaccacaggatttcatctctgctgtttgcagatgatgttgtcctgatggcttcatcgagccaggacctgcaacaggcactggggcggtttgcagccgagtgtgaagcggttgggatgagaatcagctcctccaaatccgaggccatggttctcgaccagaaaaaggtggtttgctctctccgggtgggtggtgagtctctgcctcaagtggaggagttcaagtatctcggggtcttgttcacgagtgagggaaggatggagcgggagattgacaggcacaAACCAAGTTTTTAATAAGATTAAACTGATTAACCTTATGATaaacagaataaacagagaTTTTTCAAGgacatattcaattcaattcaattcaattcatctttatttcggacTCGTGGACATAATATTGGCTAAAAGGTGAATTTATTTGTATGAAAGTTATAGAAGATTCTTACTTGcccagtcctgttcaaaacagaaaacaaaatggaaGGCCGCCATAATGAGAGCGTGGAAGGAGATCAGTGCAATATACATCTGGAgatgtaataaatatatatatttataatcgaCATTGTTAAGATTATtgaaaacatttacaattattattaataaatcaCTTACAGTGAAAAGAACAAAGTATTTCTGGTTGTTCTCTCCCACACAGTTGTTGACCCAGGGACAGTGATGGTCCATCTTTTTAATGCAGCGCTTACAAACACtgaagacacaaaaacaaatatgaggattaaagggcctgtacctgatatATATAgtaataagtccactgtgtgctgtctgtatccaactagaaagcattttattgtctgattttttCCAGGTAAGTCAAATGAGAACATCTTCTCATTTGCAATGACGACTTGGCCAAGACGCAGTATTGCAAACCGTTTTAAATGAACCAGTtgtacttttcacatttttaagacaggaaaaatcagttacagtgcctttaaatgaTCAAAACAAGCACAAGGTTGGTTATATTGTTGATTTTGAAACAGTGAACTACTTCAGTGTTATAGAGCTGTTGGAGTTTTGGTGATGCTGTTAAATGTTTTGGAAATGTTGTCCAAAGCAAAgccaatataaaatgtgtgtgaagCTTTTTCCCACTTACCCACAATGCAGAAATATATAATGGAGCTTAAAGCATTTCCAAATTGAATAAGGAGATGAATAATTAAATACTAAAAGACTCTTGTGGAAGGAGGCAGGAATACATCTTGTGTTTGGTATAACTTTCTAAATTTTTCTCTGTTGGACTACTTGACtgtgacacctgcttgtctcaaaggAAAACAGATACATTCCTTCCAGACAAAGCCACATAATCTCCatggctttgcttggaatgttccacagtatctattctccatggagacaagcaggtgacatcacaatTCATTTTAGTGattaaaaaaactgtaattgaataaatggaaaaatatagacacatttaatgccatgtgTGGAgaattgcaggcaaagcaatagaatCTCCgaagagaaaagcaggtggccaacccttctatcagaaaagttacagagtgcccCTTTAAACACAGTATGTTGTGTGATATCATGTCTTGAGAGGAGACCTTCCAcccacaaaactaaaataataattcccAGAACAATCCTGCTTTCATTCAAACTGACAGCGTTTCTCCCTTTGAGGCTGTGGATGACTCACTGCCTTTGAATCAATTACTCTGCAGTGTTTTTGCTCTTTTCAAGTCTCAGATCCCGGGAAACATCAACCCGTAGGACTCCTTATTACCAAGCTGTGAAGTCTAATGGGAAATACAATACAGTAGTACAGTATATTCTCTGAGGAGCAGATGAGACAAGCACATAGGCCGGGTGcatgacattttaaagtttgtagATCATTTGAGGACAGGAACCTAGATAACTCTATGGTGAAATactgtttttggaagaaataccCAAACAGATGTCTATGTTTGATCTAaagatttttattataaatgggACCACAAATATATCATATTATTCTTCTAATTTAAGGTGCATTCACCccgttttagtcttggtttggtactagtttgagcccagtttaatcctggtttatacaTGTTCTGGTTCAGacatgttctagtcctggtttagacatgttttagttctggttcagacatgttctagtcctggtttagacaagctttagtcttagtttagacatgttttagtcctggtttagacaagctttagtcttagtttagacatgttttagtcctggtttagacaagctttagtcttagtttagacatgttttagtcctggtttagacatgttttagtcctggtttagacatgttttagtcctggtttagacatgttttagtcctggtttagacatgttttagtcctggtttagacatgttttagtcctggtttagacatgttttagtcctggtttagacaagctttagtcctggtttagacatgttttagtcctggtttagacaagctttagtcttagtttagacatgttttagtcctggtttagacatgttttagtcctggtttagacatgttttagtcctggtttagacatgttttagtcctggtttagacatgttttagtcctggtttagacatgttttagtcctggtttagacatgttttagtcctggtttagacatgttttagtcctggtttagacatgttttagtcctggtttagacatgttttagtcttggtttagacatgttctagtcctggcccagtcctggcctagttttggtctagtcctggtctagttctaggtttagtcacaattttgatgtgatgtgtgtgtaaagtatcctaaaagtcctttcaactgtttcattttttaatattatagtagtatagtaataTTATAGTAACAACAAATGTCTTCTTCATTGATTTAGGCTGAAAGTATATATACTGGACTTGGTgccagttttatttaattttttttatgttaaaccaggtcaaaacttcTAATTATTAAACACTGTCTCTTGACAATGTTTGTGATGTGTAGTGAATATATCCCTCAATGGGACGCTTACATAAGGATTGCCAGTGTCCCTCGTGTCCCTGTACCTGCAGTGGTGTGCCCGGTCGGGTTTGATGCTGCAGCATTTGGGACACTTGTATACCACCTGTCCCGGTTTGAGCTGCAGACTCTCGATGAATTCTTTGGTCGCATTCCCCTTTGGCACAGCTCCCTGGAAAACAGGAaggaacagaaaagttacaagatATTTTATAATGGTATAGTTAAATAAATGCGACCATTAAGGctggacaaaaaataaaaatattaatgccCTTACAGATTTTTAGCATCATTTTACCTCAAAGGAACAAAGCATgagttgttttgtatttttgataatgaatatataacaataatgaataaagttctcacaaaatatatgttttttcacaatagcaACAATGGAAATTAAAAGCTATAATAATTGTGGATATGAAtcattttattaaagaaaagcaaaaaataataaataaaagtaattacaATATACTTCACACTGAGCACCTTAGCTTCTTCCAGTTACTTAAccttaacttttatttaaatactgtATGTGGTATGGACAATATGGCTGGTAGCTCAtacagttttttgtgtttacacttcatacatacatatacatatatctcTGTGTGCTGTGAATAATTCAACTTAATAGCAGGACATTAATAGGTCATTACATACCGGGTCTGTGCACATGGCCCTGGCGTGGGAGGCTAAGGCGAGGAAGGCCAGTCCATTAAACAGGACTCCATTGAAGAGACTATAGGCCACGTTTTTCATCGGGAGCAACATCACGAAAACCACCACGAACTCTGCGTATAAGACCAGGAACCAGGTAATGATCCCGCACACAATGCCGCACCCGTCCCGAATGAACCACATGGTGTCCGAGGAGGTgcggggagggggaggggcacaGTGTTCGGGGCGCAGGTATCCAGGCTGACGCTCGATGTCCCGGGTGCGGTGGGCGGGACTCTTCATTCTCAATCCAACCTCATgctgagagagaaaaggagagaaagggagatgaTACTAAGAAAGTTAACGGACAATAGGGCTGAATAATTTTGGGCAAATCTAATAATGGTACTTCTGACAAGCACTGAGATTGTGATTAGACTTGTGGTTTATGTTTTTACGATTCTGCACATTTTAATATGCaagaacatttgagagaagactgaaatatgaactgctaaacaaCTAATAAACAAATCCTATTACCATAATTTCCGAACTTGTTTGTGCAGATATAAACTACGGGGTAAGcttatttttttacacataaaaccaCATAACATTTTTGCTGGGAAAATTATGTTACCTAAATTGAGTGTTTGCAAATCACTAAATGTGATGATTAAAATTTGAGTTTTCAATTACAATTTATCTCGCAGCCCTAATGGCCagtctgaaaaaaaatatatatacagtcaacaaatacaaaattgtaTTCCTTATTTAAtccaagtttagttttgatttatttgttaatGTGTGTACTCATCTTTTACAAGAGCAAACATCTCCTACTACACATATCATAAATgttatttgtcattttgtggAAGGCAAATGCATGAATGCTTTAacctatataaaaaaaaatgttatccaAAAGTCTCTACATTAAGCTCACAAATCAACCTTACCTTTCTATGAGGATATATCTGAGTTCGATACTGCCACATAACATATTCAGCTTTAAACTTTAGATGAATCAGCATTTTAAGTTATCAGACAATAGACTTTTGTGACTCACTCTTTTCTCATCCAGCTAAATACAATAGAAAGTCACAACGTCAAAATTATGCACCAGGACAAAAAGTGACTGTCCACAGAAAAATATgactaaattactgaaaaaaataaataaataaaatcttctTCAAAGCTGCAGCCGATGAATAACGCATTCCATTTAGTCCTCTGTGAGTGTGAGCACAAAGACTGGCTTCAAAAACAggccaaaatgtcaaaaaaatcaGAAAAGGTCTAGTGTTACAAGCAGAAAACTCAAAACGAGATAAGAGGCTGTATCTGGAGCAgggcaaaacaaaatgcacttttatgTGGTAtacaattgtgattagatttacaattcataggattctgttcaaagtttacatgaattgtaaaaaaaaattaaatatgaactgacaaactaatacaagaatcacatttcagaacatgtgcaGACCTAAACGaaaattttgttgtttgtggaggaaatgatgattaaaaaaaaaaaaaagatgatgaaAATTGCAGCCGTTGCGATTTCCtgattgcatttattcaaactgAGATTGTGATTCAATTGCAAGCTACTGTGGGAACAATAACTTAACTTTTGGGATCTGACTTAAGTTTGATTAGTGCTGGTTTTAGTTCCTAGTAtttccagtcctggttttagtccaggtttagaccctcTAATATTGTTAAAGgcgcactttgtaacttttctgatggaaaaaagttacatagttacatagtgcaccatctGATTGTCTTCATGGTGATGCCATTGCATCCTATTCAATGGCattatatgacattaaacttatttatcaaacaggtgacatcaccaggccaagttacagttcagttCTGTGAAAAGGCgatcctgctcacagtaagaatgcatgttttttccaaGATACTTTGTCAGCAATAAAAACCCTTagtttaataaatgtttaatgccatactgtggaacattaagcAGCAATTAAGGAGCAATAACATTtcattggagacaagcaggtggcatataTCCTCCAGCAGAAATGtaatagtgtacctttaatttaagcattgttaataaataaattacatttgaaACACGATAAACTAGTTTGAGAACCCATTACATTTGAGACTTGAGGGACAATATAATCTCACTTTTGTCTCCAGATTACTTGGGAAACACTAATGATCCTTGAAATGAAACATCTccccagaggagagacagaattACCCAGATTTAGTGAAACTGCTCAGACCATTACCTTTGCCTCTTGTTCAGGTTGGTCCAGCTCTAACAATAGCCTTCTCAAATTTCACTGACCATCTATCACTTAAGCCAGGACCTGTTTTGTGTTGTCAGCTGATTTTTATCTTCTTCTTTTAAACTGATAAGAGGCTGTTGGATGCACAGTTTGAGCAAGTCTCCACTCAAATGACTACTAACCATGTAATTGTCAGTTCATGTGTGTAATACCACTAAagatacattatttttaaagatgtattacaaaGACAAAGATTCATATTATCATTTTATAGGTTAAAGCTGCCCATGACATAACTTGGGTTGGAATGGTTAATCAACTAACCGCAACcataaaatttgtattttgataaCTGAGAAAAGACTCTGAAACACATATGAAAAGATGATTTTACAACAAATACAGTGGCATTATTTTAATCAAAAAATTATTTCagattttcatcaataatatactttttttagaAGCCTTCAGTATTCagataatgtattttaaaagtctCTTTTGACTCATCAAAATATTAATCAATATTGGTTTACCAAAATAATCAATAGTTGCAGCCCTAGACATGACTACTTAATGATCTTATTTTAATAAGTGATAGTACAAAGGTCATGAGAAATTAGTGATATGAATTGCTTCCTTCCTAAATTTAGCTGATTCACTCGAGTAAGACTTTCAGGTCCAACTTGTTTCAGCAAAGACAATGTTAAGATTAGAAAAGTATGCACT is a window encoding:
- the zdhhc3b gene encoding palmitoyltransferase ZDHHC3; this encodes MKSPAHRTRDIERQPGYLRPEHCAPPPPRTSSDTMWFIRDGCGIVCGIITWFLVLYAEFVVVFVMLLPMKNVAYSLFNGVLFNGLAFLALASHARAMCTDPGAVPKGNATKEFIESLQLKPGQVVYKCPKCCSIKPDRAHHCSVCKRCIKKMDHHCPWVNNCVGENNQKYFVLFTMYIALISFHALIMAAFHFVFCFEQDWAKCSNFSPPATVILLILLCFEGLLFLIFTAVMFGTQVHSICSDETGIEQLKKEERRWAKKSKWMNMKVVFGHPFSVAWLSPFATPDHGKADVYQYIV